The genomic interval GTCATCACATCGACCATGTTCTGGTCTTCGTGGATATCGTCGCCGACCTTGACGTGCCAGGCCACGATCTCCGCTTCCGCCGTGCCTTCGCCGACATCGGGAAGCTTGAACACGTATCGACCCATCGTCAGGCCTCCATGGCGCGCTTCAGCGCCGCGATCACGCGCGCCGGTCCGGGAAAGTACTGCCATTCGAAGGCATGCGGGTAGGGCGTATCCCAACCCGTCACGCGCTCGACCGGCGCTTCGAGATGGTGGAAGCAGTTCTCCTGCACCAGCGCCGACAGCTCCGCGCCATAGCCGCCGGTATGGGTCGCCTCGTGCACGATCACGCATCGTCCGGTCTTCTTCACCGAATTGACGATGGTCTCGATGTCCAGCGGCACCAGGGTGCGCAGGTCGATGACCTCGCAGTCGAGCCCCGAATCCGCCGCCGAGGCCAGCGCGACATGCAGCATGGTGCCGTAGGCCAGGATGGTCACGTCGCCGCCTTCGCGCACCACCGACGCCTTGCCGAGCGGCACGGTGTAATAGCCCTCCGGCACCTCGCCGGCCGGAAGTTTGGCCCAGGTCGTGACCGGTCGGTCGGGATAGCCGTCGAACGGGCCGTTGTAGAGGCGCTTGGGCTCCAGGAAGATCACCGGATCGTCGTCCTCGATGGCGGCGATCAGGAGGCCCTTCGCGTCATAGGGCGTCGACGGGATCACGGTCTTCAAGCCGGCGACATGGGTGAACAGCGCTTCGGGGCTCTGGCTGTGCGTCTGGCCGCCGAAAATGCCGCCGCCATAGGGCGTGCGGATCACGATCGGCGCGGTGAAATCGCCCGCCGAGCGATAGCGCAGCCGCGCCGCTTCCGAAACGATCTGGTCGTAGGCCGGATAGATGTAATCCGCGAACTGGATCTCCGCGACGGGGCGCAGGCCATAGGCGCCCATGCCGATGGCGGCGGCGACGATGCCGCCTTCGCCGATGGGCGTGTCGAAGCAGCGCGTCAGCCCGTGCTTCTTCTGCAGGCCGTCGGTAACGCGGAACACGCCGCCGAAATAGCCGACATCCTCGCCGAAGGTGAGCACGTTGGGGTCCTTGGTCAGCATCACGTCGAGCGCGGAGTTGAGCGCCTGGATCATGTTCATCGCCGGCATGGCTCAGACCCCCATCTGCTGGCGCTGGCGGCGCAGATGTTCCGGCATGTCCTTGAACACGTCCTCGAACATCGTCTTCAGGCTCGGCAGCTCGCCATGGCCGAGCGTGCCGATGGCCTCCGCCTCCTTGTTCGCCGCCTTCACCTGCTCGACCGCCTCGCGGTGCGCCTCCTGCTGGCGGTCCTCGCTCCATTCGCCGAGCGCGATCAGATGATCCTTCAGCCGCTCGACCGGGTCGCCCAGCGGCCACAGCTTCGCCTCGTCGATGGGGCGGTAGCGCGAAGGATCGTCGCTCGTCGAATGACCCTCGACCCGATAGGTGTAGTGCTCGATCAGCGTGGCGCCGAGATTGGACCGCGCCCGCTCCGCCGCCCAGGCCGTCGCGGCATAGACCGCGAGGAAGTCGTTGCCGTCCACCCTGAGCGCCGGCAGGCCATAGCCGATGCCGCGCGAGGCGAAGGTCGATTCGTTGCCGCCTGCGATGCCGGCGAAGCTCGAAATCGCCCACTGGTTGTTGACGACGTTCAGGATCACCGGCGCGCGATAGACGCTGGCGAAGTTGAGCGCGTGATGGAAATCGCCTTCCGCCGTGGTGCCGTCGCCGATCCAGCTCGCGGCGATGCGGTCGTCGCCCTTGTAGGCCGAGGCCATGGCCCAGCCCACGGCCTGCGGAAACTGGGTGCCGAGATTGCCGGAGATCGTGAAGAACCCGTACGCCTTGCTCGAATACATGATCGGAAGCTGGCGGCCCTTCAGGGGATCGTGGGCGTTGGAATAGACCTGGTTCATCATCTCCAACAGCGGATAGCCGCGCGCGATCAGCAGGCCCTGCTGGCGGTAGGAGGGAAAGCACATGTCGTCGCGCTCGAGCGCGAAGGAAGCGGCGATCGCCACCGCCTCCTCGCCGGTG from Rhizomicrobium sp. carries:
- a CDS encoding alpha-ketoacid dehydrogenase subunit beta, encoding MPAMNMIQALNSALDVMLTKDPNVLTFGEDVGYFGGVFRVTDGLQKKHGLTRCFDTPIGEGGIVAAAIGMGAYGLRPVAEIQFADYIYPAYDQIVSEAARLRYRSAGDFTAPIVIRTPYGGGIFGGQTHSQSPEALFTHVAGLKTVIPSTPYDAKGLLIAAIEDDDPVIFLEPKRLYNGPFDGYPDRPVTTWAKLPAGEVPEGYYTVPLGKASVVREGGDVTILAYGTMLHVALASAADSGLDCEVIDLRTLVPLDIETIVNSVKKTGRCVIVHEATHTGGYGAELSALVQENCFHHLEAPVERVTGWDTPYPHAFEWQYFPGPARVIAALKRAMEA
- a CDS encoding thiamine pyrophosphate-dependent enzyme, which codes for MKNRARLSLRVPTPPARPGDAPDFSSIKLEAAGEVRRPEIDARAHDVSDLAYALIRVLDDKGRAVGPWNPKLDAETLRRALRAMLLTRAYDDRMYRAQRQGKTSFYMKCTGEEAVAIAASFALERDDMCFPSYRQQGLLIARGYPLLEMMNQVYSNAHDPLKGRQLPIMYSSKAYGFFTISGNLGTQFPQAVGWAMASAYKGDDRIAASWIGDGTTAEGDFHHALNFASVYRAPVILNVVNNQWAISSFAGIAGGNESTFASRGIGYGLPALRVDGNDFLAVYAATAWAAERARSNLGATLIEHYTYRVEGHSTSDDPSRYRPIDEAKLWPLGDPVERLKDHLIALGEWSEDRQQEAHREAVEQVKAANKEAEAIGTLGHGELPSLKTMFEDVFKDMPEHLRRQRQQMGV